A single genomic interval of Zunongwangia sp. HGR-M22 harbors:
- a CDS encoding alpha/beta hydrolase family protein, which translates to MEVTKKKNIQIEGKHDKPILCDVFYQDDQKPKPVVIFCHGYKGFKDWGAWGKMAETFAEKGYFFVKFNFSHNGTTPENPTEFLNIEAFGDNNYMIELDDLQSVIDWILLPDFPQAVQVDVSHINLIGHSRGGAIAIIKAANEKRITRLVTFAAPTDLGAKFPKGEELEKWEKKGVQYIVNSRTKQQLPHHYQFYKNYKENKERLNVKNATQKLDVPHMIAHGSNDTTVSISSSGELFEWSPISKLLLVENANHVFEATHPWEKEELPEKLQYLLDRTFPFLEAEVQALVDEYGDSDD; encoded by the coding sequence ATGGAAGTTACGAAAAAGAAAAATATCCAGATTGAAGGAAAACACGACAAACCGATACTTTGTGATGTGTTTTATCAAGACGATCAAAAACCAAAACCCGTAGTGATTTTTTGCCACGGTTATAAAGGATTTAAAGATTGGGGTGCCTGGGGTAAAATGGCAGAAACCTTTGCAGAAAAAGGTTATTTTTTCGTGAAATTTAATTTTTCACACAATGGCACAACTCCAGAAAATCCAACCGAATTTTTGAATATAGAGGCTTTTGGAGATAACAACTACATGATAGAATTAGACGATCTGCAATCTGTAATCGATTGGATCCTGTTGCCAGATTTTCCTCAGGCCGTTCAGGTAGATGTTAGCCATATTAATCTTATTGGGCATTCTAGAGGTGGTGCTATTGCCATCATTAAGGCTGCAAACGAAAAACGTATCACAAGATTGGTAACTTTTGCAGCACCAACAGATTTGGGCGCAAAATTTCCAAAAGGAGAAGAATTGGAAAAATGGGAAAAGAAAGGTGTACAATATATTGTTAACTCTAGAACAAAACAACAATTGCCACACCACTACCAATTCTACAAGAATTATAAAGAAAATAAAGAACGCCTAAACGTTAAGAACGCAACGCAAAAGCTAGATGTTCCGCATATGATTGCTCATGGAAGTAACGACACTACGGTTTCCATTTCTTCTTCAGGAGAATTATTCGAATGGAGCCCAATCTCTAAGCTATTACTTGTAGAAAACGCTAATCATGTTTTTGAAGCTACACATCCCTGGGAAAAAGAGGAACTACCAGAGAAACTTCAATATCTTTTAGACAGAACTTTTCCATTTTTAGAGGCAGAAGTTCAGGCACTGGTTGATGAATATGGTGACTCTGATGATTAA
- a CDS encoding PD-(D/E)XK nuclease family protein produces the protein MKSFIRQVLEKLLKEETPISDIIFVLPSKRAGAFLLNELSMLSSESIFAPKIYSIEEFAEEVSGLKSIDNTTTLFEFYEVYQKLTSKEELENFETFLAWAQSLIHDFNEIDRYLIDAEKFFDYLADIQDINHWSKQNRTELIENYLKFWAQLPQYYQVLKENLVAKEHGYQGLIYRAAATKIPEYASENANHNYVFLGFNALNSAEQIIFQELLEKQLATVYWDIDNVFLKDYHHEASLFIREYLKDWPFYQENPLNPDIEEYSKEKDISITGIPKNVGQAKYLAELLADKSEAELEKTAIVLGDESLLLPILNSLPPNVKDLNITMGFPLKNAPVTSLFNSLFDLHTKSGSSYYYRNVIAIVNHPSLHQILKPYASKFIQNINKENTVYLKLEDIQDNFPDDIKEFIGWCFNDWKNSAKIAIENFQNIVFSIKNILKEEQTSKLQLEFLYHFHKLFNQLQTLNNTYPHINSLTALRNFYNEIMSTQSLDFQGRPFKGLQLMGMLESRALDFENVIITSVNEGTLPSGKSNNSFIPYDLKKSYNLPTYREKDAVYTYHFYRLLQRAKKVTLLYNTESGGLNSGEKSRFLTQLEIEKQPKHELKINTVSPKVPKVNTELKVIEKTPAMIEKLKSLANYGFSPSALTTYIRNPLDFYYQYVLGVKEEEEVEETVAYNTLGTVIHDSLEEFYQPLEGQVLTEAHILDFRKRIGKEVATQFQKTYTKSPILQGKNYLIFEIAKRYLSNFFDLESNRLKNGEEIKIVKIEKNLKTKIVVPELNFPIYIKGKVDRVENCNGITRIIDYKTGKVDQSKIEIVDWENITTDYDKYSKSFQVLAYATMMKNEENISLPLEGGIISFKNLKSGLLKFAKREKPRGGSKDFSISEDTFTAYQDQLKKLITEICNPAIPFTEKEI, from the coding sequence ATGAAATCATTTATCCGTCAGGTCTTAGAAAAGCTTCTAAAAGAAGAAACTCCAATTTCAGATATTATTTTTGTGCTACCCAGTAAAAGAGCTGGTGCTTTTCTTCTAAACGAATTAAGTATGCTTTCTTCGGAAAGTATTTTTGCACCAAAAATTTATAGTATTGAAGAGTTTGCTGAAGAAGTTTCCGGTTTAAAATCTATAGATAATACCACCACATTATTTGAGTTTTATGAGGTATATCAAAAACTTACTTCTAAGGAAGAATTGGAAAATTTTGAAACCTTTCTTGCCTGGGCACAAAGCCTGATTCATGATTTTAATGAGATCGATCGCTATTTGATTGATGCTGAAAAGTTTTTTGATTACCTGGCCGATATTCAGGATATTAATCACTGGTCTAAACAAAACCGAACTGAACTAATTGAAAACTACCTGAAGTTTTGGGCGCAGTTACCTCAATATTATCAAGTTTTAAAAGAAAATCTAGTCGCCAAAGAGCATGGCTATCAAGGCTTAATTTATCGAGCAGCAGCAACTAAAATACCAGAATACGCTTCAGAAAACGCTAATCACAATTATGTATTCTTAGGATTTAATGCACTTAACTCTGCAGAGCAGATTATTTTTCAAGAATTATTAGAAAAACAACTGGCTACAGTTTATTGGGACATTGATAATGTTTTCCTGAAAGATTATCATCACGAGGCTTCTCTGTTTATCCGTGAATATTTAAAAGATTGGCCATTTTACCAAGAAAACCCGCTAAATCCTGACATCGAAGAATACAGCAAAGAAAAAGATATATCGATCACCGGGATTCCCAAAAATGTAGGACAAGCGAAGTATTTAGCTGAATTACTAGCCGATAAAAGCGAAGCTGAATTAGAGAAGACCGCCATTGTTCTGGGTGATGAAAGTTTGTTGTTACCTATTTTAAATAGTTTACCGCCCAATGTAAAAGATTTGAATATCACCATGGGATTTCCGCTTAAAAATGCTCCCGTAACTTCGCTATTCAATTCGTTATTCGATCTTCATACAAAATCGGGTTCCAGCTATTATTATCGAAATGTGATCGCGATTGTAAACCACCCTTCTTTGCATCAAATATTAAAACCCTATGCTTCTAAATTTATTCAAAATATAAATAAAGAAAATACGGTCTATTTGAAATTGGAAGATATTCAGGACAATTTTCCCGACGATATTAAAGAGTTTATCGGATGGTGTTTTAATGACTGGAAGAATTCAGCTAAAATTGCTATCGAAAATTTTCAAAATATTGTTTTCAGCATTAAAAACATTCTAAAAGAGGAGCAAACAAGTAAACTACAATTAGAATTTTTATATCATTTTCATAAACTTTTTAATCAGCTTCAGACCTTAAATAATACATATCCGCATATAAATAGTTTAACGGCCTTACGCAATTTCTATAATGAAATAATGAGCACGCAAAGTCTGGATTTCCAGGGACGACCTTTTAAAGGGTTGCAGCTTATGGGAATGCTAGAGTCTCGCGCACTCGATTTTGAAAACGTAATTATCACTTCGGTTAATGAAGGGACTTTACCTTCAGGAAAATCGAATAATTCTTTTATTCCTTACGATCTTAAAAAATCTTATAACCTGCCTACATATCGCGAGAAAGATGCAGTGTACACCTATCACTTTTACCGACTTTTGCAGCGAGCTAAAAAAGTCACCTTGCTCTATAATACCGAAAGTGGCGGATTAAATTCCGGAGAAAAAAGTAGATTCTTAACGCAGCTGGAAATCGAAAAACAACCAAAACATGAGTTGAAGATTAATACGGTTTCGCCAAAAGTTCCAAAAGTGAATACCGAACTGAAGGTAATCGAAAAAACTCCCGCCATGATCGAGAAATTAAAAAGTCTTGCTAATTATGGATTTTCGCCTTCAGCTTTAACAACTTATATACGTAATCCGCTTGATTTTTATTATCAATATGTGCTTGGGGTTAAAGAGGAAGAAGAAGTTGAAGAAACCGTTGCCTATAACACCTTAGGTACCGTAATTCATGACAGTTTAGAGGAATTCTACCAACCTTTGGAAGGACAAGTTTTAACTGAAGCTCATATTCTTGATTTTAGAAAACGAATTGGGAAGGAAGTAGCCACTCAGTTCCAGAAAACTTACACAAAATCGCCTATTTTACAGGGAAAAAATTACTTGATTTTTGAAATTGCAAAGCGCTATCTATCAAACTTCTTTGATCTAGAAAGCAATCGTTTAAAAAACGGAGAAGAGATAAAAATCGTTAAAATTGAAAAAAATCTAAAAACCAAAATCGTTGTTCCTGAACTTAATTTTCCGATTTATATTAAAGGAAAAGTAGATCGCGTAGAAAATTGTAACGGTATCACCAGAATTATTGACTATAAAACTGGAAAGGTTGATCAAAGTAAAATAGAAATTGTAGATTGGGAAAACATCACTACAGATTACGATAAGTACAGCAAGAGTTTTCAGGTACTTGCCTATGCTACCATGATGAAAAACGAAGAAAACATTTCGCTTCCTTTAGAAGGTGGGATTATTTCTTTTAAAAACCTGAAAAGCGGTCTGCTAAAATTTGCCAAGCGAGAGAAACCTAGAGGAGGTTCTAAAGATTTCTCTATCAGCGAAGACACTTTCACAGCATATCAAGACCAATTAAAAAAATTAATTACTGAAATTTGCAATCCGGCGATTCCTTTCACCGAAAAAGAAATTTAG
- a CDS encoding OmpA family protein: MKHLSKLIVLSMVVLGISSATAQDENNPWAVSIGTNAVDFYPTGNGAPLSNGMFDEYFNTGDHWNILPSVSQLTVGRYIGAGLVAEIDGTINQIDKFGDRSVDDLSYYSVDGSINYSLRAMLNDGWFDPVVGVGGGYTWIGDQDGEDMENLDAPTLNGSLGINFWFTDNLALFVESKYKHSFEPEMGQHFQHSAGIKFMFGGTDTDGDGIYDKDDECPETPGLPEFNGCPDSDGDGIPDKDDECPNTPGLAEFNGCPDTDGDGVPDKDDECPETPGMVEFDGCPDSDGDGVPDKDDECPETPGLIEFNGCPDSDGDGVPDKDDECPDVAGTVANNGCPEPTAEVVKELNEYSNTVLFDFNKATVRSESEEALNSIADIMKEYDNTVFHIEGHTDSVGNDDYNLKLSKERAASVREYLIGAGIPENRLTSEGYGESRPIATNNTAAGRQENRRVVISLDEDKEMK; encoded by the coding sequence ATGAAACATCTTTCCAAATTAATCGTGCTATCGATGGTCGTTCTTGGGATTAGTTCTGCAACGGCGCAGGACGAAAACAACCCTTGGGCGGTAAGCATTGGTACTAACGCTGTGGATTTTTACCCTACTGGTAATGGAGCTCCACTAAGTAACGGTATGTTCGACGAATACTTTAATACTGGCGATCACTGGAACATTCTTCCATCTGTATCCCAACTTACCGTTGGTAGATATATTGGTGCTGGATTAGTTGCAGAAATTGACGGTACAATTAACCAGATTGATAAATTTGGTGATCGTTCTGTAGATGATTTATCTTACTACTCTGTAGATGGGTCTATTAATTACTCTCTAAGAGCAATGCTTAACGATGGATGGTTTGATCCTGTAGTTGGTGTTGGTGGTGGTTACACTTGGATTGGTGATCAAGATGGTGAAGATATGGAAAATCTTGATGCTCCTACTTTAAACGGTAGCTTAGGGATTAACTTCTGGTTTACCGATAATCTTGCATTATTCGTAGAATCTAAATACAAGCACTCTTTTGAGCCTGAAATGGGACAACATTTCCAACACAGTGCAGGTATCAAATTTATGTTTGGTGGAACTGATACTGATGGTGACGGAATCTATGATAAAGATGACGAATGTCCAGAAACTCCAGGTCTTCCTGAATTTAACGGATGTCCAGATTCTGATGGTGATGGAATCCCAGACAAAGATGATGAATGTCCAAATACTCCAGGTCTAGCTGAATTTAATGGATGTCCTGATACTGATGGTGATGGCGTTCCAGATAAAGATGACGAATGTCCAGAAACTCCAGGGATGGTTGAGTTTGACGGATGTCCAGATTCTGATGGTGACGGCGTTCCAGATAAAGATGACGAATGTCCAGAAACTCCAGGTCTAATCGAATTTAACGGATGTCCAGATTCTGATGGTGATGGTGTTCCAGATAAAGACGACGAATGTCCAGATGTTGCTGGTACTGTTGCAAACAACGGATGTCCAGAACCAACTGCTGAAGTTGTAAAAGAACTTAACGAATACTCTAATACTGTTTTATTCGATTTCAATAAAGCGACAGTTAGAAGTGAATCTGAAGAAGCTTTAAATTCTATCGCAGATATCATGAAAGAATACGACAACACTGTATTCCATATTGAAGGTCACACAGATAGCGTAGGTAACGACGATTACAACCTAAAACTTTCTAAGGAAAGAGCTGCTTCTGTAAGAGAATATTTAATTGGAGCTGGTATCCCAGAAAACAGATTAACTTCTGAAGGTTACGGGGAATCAAGACCAATTGCTACTAATAATACTGCTGCCGGAAGACAGGAAAACAGAAGAGTAGTTATTTCTCTAGATGAAGACAAAGAAATGAAGTAA